A window of the Bacteroides thetaiotaomicron VPI-5482 genome harbors these coding sequences:
- a CDS encoding DUF3316 domain-containing protein, which translates to MKKNLLYLGLTGYLLFALCTRLQAQTDSLQAHRYVTRATMYGVGFTNVFDTYLSPQEYKGIDFRISRETIRMTKLFDGNVSVQNFFQADVGYTHNRADNNNTFSGLVNWNYGLHYQFRLTENFKLLAGGLFDVNGGFVYNLRNSNNPASARAYVNLDASGMAIWHLKIKRYPMVLRYQVNVPMIGLMFSPHYGQSYYEIFSLGNSSGVIQFTSLHNQPSLRQMLSVDLPIGYTKMRFSYLADLQQSNVNGIKTHTYSHVFMVGFVKDLYRVSNKKGANLPPSVRAY; encoded by the coding sequence ATGAAGAAAAACTTATTATACTTAGGGCTGACAGGATACCTCCTGTTCGCCCTCTGCACAAGATTACAGGCGCAGACCGACAGTCTGCAAGCACATCGCTACGTAACACGTGCCACCATGTACGGAGTCGGATTTACCAATGTGTTCGACACCTATCTTTCGCCTCAGGAATATAAAGGAATAGATTTCCGTATTTCCCGCGAGACGATCCGGATGACAAAGTTGTTCGACGGGAATGTTTCTGTGCAGAACTTCTTTCAGGCAGACGTCGGCTATACACACAACCGCGCAGACAACAACAATACCTTCTCCGGACTCGTCAACTGGAACTATGGCCTCCATTACCAGTTCCGCCTCACCGAGAACTTCAAGTTACTGGCAGGAGGACTGTTTGACGTCAACGGAGGATTTGTCTACAATCTCCGCAATTCGAACAATCCGGCTTCTGCCCGGGCATACGTCAATCTGGACGCTTCGGGAATGGCTATCTGGCATTTGAAAATCAAGCGCTATCCGATGGTACTCCGCTATCAAGTCAACGTGCCGATGATCGGACTTATGTTCTCACCGCACTACGGACAGTCTTATTACGAAATCTTCTCACTGGGCAACTCCAGCGGAGTTATCCAATTTACCTCTCTCCACAATCAACCGTCTCTCCGTCAGATGCTTTCTGTCGATCTGCCGATAGGATATACCAAGATGCGTTTCAGTTATCTGGCAGACTTGCAACAATCCAATGTTAACGGAATCAAGACACATACCTACTCTCATGTATTTATGGTAGGATTTGTGAAAGACCTGTATCGGGTTTCCAACAAAAAAGGAGCGAATCTGCCTCCGTCGGTGAGGGCGTACTAG
- a CDS encoding carbohydrate kinase family protein has translation MKKHQLCCIGHITLDKVVTPQSTVYMPGGTAFYCSHAIRHFNDIDYALVTAVGATEMKVVDQLRGIGISVTALPSQHSVYFENIYGENPDDRTQRVLAKADPFTASQLQEIEAEIYHLGSLLADDFSLEVIKELSRKGLIAVDSQGYLREVRDTHVYPVDWTDKREALQYIHFLKVNEHEMEVLTGLSDPHEAARKLHEWGVKEVLVTLGSMGSLIYDGTDFYRIPAYKPGQVVDATGCGDTYTIGYLYQRVSGASIEEAGRFAAAMSTLKIEKSGPFCGNKEDVIRCMETAEQMY, from the coding sequence ATGAAGAAACATCAACTTTGCTGCATCGGCCATATCACTTTGGATAAGGTAGTCACTCCTCAAAGCACAGTCTATATGCCTGGAGGCACAGCTTTCTATTGTTCACACGCTATCCGCCATTTCAATGACATAGATTATGCATTAGTGACAGCAGTCGGCGCTACGGAAATGAAAGTAGTAGACCAGCTGCGCGGGATAGGCATCAGCGTAACCGCATTACCCAGCCAGCACTCTGTATACTTCGAGAACATCTATGGAGAAAATCCGGATGACCGTACACAACGTGTGTTGGCTAAAGCCGATCCTTTCACCGCTTCCCAGCTTCAGGAGATAGAGGCGGAAATTTATCATCTTGGTTCGCTGTTAGCAGATGATTTTTCTTTAGAAGTGATTAAGGAGTTATCCCGGAAAGGATTGATAGCTGTCGATTCGCAAGGATACCTGCGTGAAGTACGTGATACGCACGTATACCCGGTAGACTGGACTGACAAGCGGGAAGCTCTGCAATATATTCATTTCCTTAAAGTAAATGAGCACGAAATGGAAGTGCTCACAGGACTTTCCGATCCGCATGAGGCCGCACGTAAACTGCACGAATGGGGAGTGAAAGAAGTATTAGTCACTTTAGGAAGTATGGGGTCTCTCATTTACGACGGTACGGATTTTTATCGCATTCCGGCTTATAAACCCGGACAAGTAGTAGATGCAACCGGCTGTGGAGATACTTATACTATCGGATATTTGTATCAACGGGTATCGGGTGCGAGCATCGAAGAAGCAGGTCGGTTTGCTGCCGCCATGTCTACGCTGAAGATCGAGAAATCCGGTCCTTTCTGTGGAAATAAGGAAGATGTTATTCGATGTATGGAGACTGCGGAGCAGATGTACTAA
- a CDS encoding S41 family peptidase: MRNRIIQLLLLLCCLPIQTGCIGEDDYADDPVGNFEQLWKIIDERYCFLDSKGIDWDAVHEKYSKLIVPGMSNDDLFDKLSEMLYILKDGHVNLSSAKRVSYYDAWYQGYPWNYREDILYQYYLGSASKDYYTSAGMKYKIFDNNIGYIRYESFSSGVGDGNLDEILVYLATCNGLIIDVRDNGGGNLTNSSRIAARFTNSKILTGFIQHKTGTGHSDFSQPEPIYLEPSNSIRWQKKVVILTNRRCYSATNDFVNLMRSIDNGKIIQVGDQTGGGSGLPFTSELPNGWSIRFSASPHFDKNMQPLEEGILPDIAIDMTEDDQSKHRDTLIEKAFEILSE, translated from the coding sequence ATGAGAAATAGAATTATACAACTACTTTTACTGCTCTGCTGCCTCCCGATACAGACGGGGTGCATCGGAGAAGATGATTACGCTGATGATCCCGTAGGAAACTTCGAGCAACTATGGAAGATCATTGACGAACGGTATTGCTTTCTGGACTCGAAAGGTATTGACTGGGATGCGGTTCATGAGAAATACAGCAAACTGATTGTACCGGGTATGTCCAATGACGACCTTTTCGATAAACTCAGCGAGATGCTCTATATCCTGAAAGACGGTCATGTCAATCTTTCATCTGCCAAGCGTGTCTCTTATTACGACGCATGGTATCAGGGGTATCCGTGGAATTATCGGGAGGATATTCTTTACCAGTATTACCTGGGCAGTGCCAGCAAGGACTACTATACATCGGCGGGGATGAAGTACAAAATATTCGACAATAATATCGGATATATCCGCTACGAAAGTTTCAGTTCCGGGGTCGGCGATGGCAATCTGGATGAAATCCTTGTCTATCTGGCAACCTGCAACGGACTGATTATCGATGTACGCGACAACGGAGGAGGTAATCTGACTAATTCTTCCCGCATTGCCGCCCGATTTACCAATAGTAAAATCCTGACCGGATTCATACAGCATAAAACGGGAACAGGACATAGTGACTTTTCCCAACCGGAACCGATCTACCTGGAACCTTCCAACAGCATCCGCTGGCAGAAGAAAGTCGTTATACTGACCAACCGCCGTTGCTACAGTGCAACCAATGATTTCGTCAATCTGATGCGCAGCATAGACAATGGCAAGATCATCCAGGTCGGTGACCAGACAGGTGGCGGTTCGGGACTTCCTTTCACATCGGAACTGCCGAACGGATGGAGCATCCGCTTCTCCGCCAGTCCTCATTTCGACAAAAATATGCAGCCGCTGGAAGAAGGTATTTTGCCTGATATAGCTATCGATATGACTGAGGATGACCAATCTAAACATAGGGACACACTGATTGAAAAGGCTTTTGAAATCTTAAGTGAGTAA
- a CDS encoding tetratricopeptide repeat protein, giving the protein MKLLLSYIIGLFLILSLSACHDGGNATTLLHQADSLMQEFPDSALSLLESISHPEKLSGSERADYAIFLTRARTKLYVHESSDSLIRFAVDYYKRSWNNERKMQAYYYRGCVYRDMRCMDLAVKDFLQALKVIPKESEYLYLGAIYENLAGCYAEQNLYKDAMHAHHKAHEIYIKQKKDDGLFYAVRGIGYVFMLQHQLDSALVYYQKALDVAENIGEDYYKSIILSELGILHNEKGEFQKANQYLSASISSAPTGTNLFSEYLRKGCILRNIHQMDSARYYLNLSKSSPYIFNRGGSYGELYKLEKEEKNYPAAIAAADSFIYYLDSIYDTTKAAEITRLADQYEIEFYQQKIAGRYKIEVLSLLLLFIIGGAISLWIDKRRKKKYLELQNQLMKSRTDILSGDFEDQGNAESDFMRMLEPSLELCLQLFRRTETHEKLLSLEKKMGVATSLSIHEGQMICESIYETFGDIMLKLKIQYADLTKEDLLHCVFFLLGCSKETILLCTRASEGAFKSRKSRMKIKLGEEFFEWMTIRQYLVS; this is encoded by the coding sequence ATGAAGCTACTTCTTTCTTATATTATAGGGTTGTTCCTGATTTTGTCTCTCTCTGCTTGTCATGATGGAGGTAATGCAACTACTCTTTTACATCAGGCAGACTCACTGATGCAAGAGTTCCCCGATAGTGCCCTGTCTCTCCTCGAATCCATTTCTCATCCTGAAAAGTTATCCGGCTCTGAAAGAGCTGATTATGCTATATTTTTGACACGGGCAAGGACTAAGTTGTATGTTCATGAGTCAAGTGATTCATTGATTCGGTTTGCAGTAGATTATTATAAAAGAAGTTGGAATAATGAGCGTAAGATGCAAGCCTATTATTATCGGGGTTGTGTGTATCGAGACATGCGGTGTATGGATTTGGCGGTAAAAGATTTCTTGCAAGCATTAAAGGTAATTCCTAAAGAGAGCGAGTATCTTTATTTGGGGGCCATTTATGAGAATCTGGCGGGATGTTATGCGGAACAAAATCTTTATAAGGATGCTATGCACGCCCATCATAAAGCGCATGAAATTTATATTAAGCAAAAGAAAGATGATGGTCTATTTTATGCTGTTAGAGGGATAGGGTATGTTTTTATGCTTCAACATCAATTGGATAGTGCTTTGGTCTATTATCAAAAAGCATTGGATGTTGCAGAGAATATAGGGGAAGATTATTATAAATCTATAATATTGAGTGAATTGGGAATTTTGCATAATGAAAAAGGGGAATTTCAAAAGGCTAACCAATATCTTTCTGCATCTATATCTTCTGCACCAACTGGTACTAATTTATTTTCTGAATATCTTCGAAAAGGTTGTATCTTACGTAATATCCATCAAATGGACTCTGCACGGTATTATTTGAATTTGAGTAAATCTTCTCCTTATATATTTAACCGTGGAGGAAGTTATGGAGAATTATATAAATTGGAGAAAGAAGAGAAAAATTATCCAGCAGCTATAGCGGCAGCTGATTCTTTTATTTATTATCTAGATTCAATTTATGATACAACAAAGGCAGCTGAGATAACTCGTTTGGCTGATCAATATGAAATCGAATTTTATCAGCAAAAAATTGCGGGAAGATATAAAATTGAGGTCTTATCACTTTTGCTGTTATTTATTATTGGAGGAGCGATTTCTCTTTGGATTGATAAACGTCGAAAAAAGAAGTATCTTGAGTTACAAAATCAATTAATGAAGAGTCGTACAGATATTCTATCTGGGGACTTTGAGGATCAGGGTAATGCTGAATCTGATTTTATGAGGATGTTGGAGCCGAGTTTAGAACTTTGTCTTCAGTTGTTTCGAAGGACAGAAACCCATGAGAAACTTCTTTCTTTGGAGAAAAAGATGGGCGTTGCTACCTCTTTGAGTATTCATGAAGGACAGATGATTTGTGAAAGCATTTATGAAACTTTTGGCGACATTATGCTTAAATTGAAAATTCAATATGCTGATTTAACTAAAGAAGACTTGCTCCATTGCGTATTTTTCTTATTGGGTTGCTCCAAAGAAACAATCTTATTATGTACACGTGCTTCTGAAGGAGCATTTAAAAGTCGGAAAAGTCGCATGAAGATTAAGTTAGGAGAAGAATTCTTTGAATGGATGACTATACGCCAATATCTTGTCTCATAG
- a CDS encoding SusC/RagA family TonB-linked outer membrane protein, with product MEKFNAMRTRLLQDLQKKTIRFKSIVALTCLLLTSVSAFAQTKTVTGTVTDAANEPLIGASVLVQGTSTGTITDMDGKYSISVTPEDVLVFSYVGMTTQSVKVGAQNVINVTLKEDSQVLAETVVIGYGSAKKRDLTGSITNVKGEEIANKPATNPLSSLQGKVAGVQIVNSGRAGADPEIRIRGTNSINGYKPLYVVDGLFNDNINFLNPEDIESMEILKDPSSLAIFGVRGANGVIIITTKKAKEGQTLVNINTSFGFKKVVDKVDLVNGPQFQELYSEQLANQKDTPFDFSGWNANTNWQDEIFQTAFITNNNISITGASPKHSFYLGVGYSHEQGNIKHEKFSKVTINASNDYKITDFLKVGFQFNGARTLPADSKQVLGALRAAPIAPVYNKEYGLYSVLPEFQKAQINNPMVDVDLKANTTKAENYRASGNIYGEVDFLKHFNFKAMFSMDYASNNGRTYLPVMKVYDDTAAGDVVTLGTGKTEVSQFKENETKVQSDYLLTYTNSFDHGNHNLTATVGFTTYYNSLSRLDGARKQGVGLVIPDDPDKWFVSIGDAATATNGSTQWERTTVSMLARVIYNYKGKYLFNGSFRRDGSSAFSYTGNEWQNFFSLGGGWLMTEEEFMKDIKWLDMLKIKASYGTLGNQNLDRAYPAEPLLSNAYSAVFGKPSIIYPGYQLSYLPNPNLRWEKVEAWEAGFETNVLRNRLHFEGVYYKKRTKDLLAEVPGISGTVPGIGNLGEIENMGVEMAASWRDQIGDWGYSVSANLTTIKNKVKSLVQDGYSIIAGDKQQSYTMAGYPIGFFYGYKVAGVYQSQADIDASPENTLATVTPGDLKFADVNRDGKITPEDRTMIGNPTPDFTYGLSLGVNYKNWSLGIDMMGQHGNEIFRTWDNYNFAQFNYLSQRMDRWHGEGTSNSQPLLNSKHSINNLNSEYYIEDGSFFRIRNVQLAYSFDKALLAKIRLQALKVYVNIQNLKTWKHNTGYTPELGGSATTFGVDDGSYPVPAVYTFGINLTF from the coding sequence ATGGAAAAATTTAATGCAATGAGGACTAGACTTTTACAAGATCTTCAGAAGAAAACCATCAGGTTTAAGAGCATAGTGGCGCTCACTTGCTTGTTGCTGACCTCCGTATCCGCCTTTGCACAAACAAAGACAGTGACCGGTACGGTAACAGATGCCGCCAATGAACCGCTGATCGGTGCATCGGTGCTCGTACAAGGAACTTCCACCGGAACCATCACCGATATGGACGGTAAGTATTCAATCTCTGTCACCCCAGAAGACGTACTGGTATTCTCCTATGTAGGAATGACTACACAGAGTGTCAAGGTAGGAGCACAGAATGTGATCAACGTCACCCTGAAAGAAGATTCGCAGGTACTAGCCGAGACAGTCGTTATCGGATACGGTAGCGCGAAGAAAAGAGACTTGACAGGTTCTATTACCAACGTCAAAGGAGAAGAAATTGCCAACAAACCTGCAACGAACCCATTATCTTCCTTACAAGGAAAAGTGGCAGGTGTACAAATCGTAAACTCCGGACGTGCCGGTGCCGACCCCGAAATCCGTATCCGTGGTACAAACTCCATCAATGGCTACAAACCGTTGTACGTGGTAGACGGACTATTCAATGACAATATCAACTTCCTTAATCCGGAGGACATCGAATCTATGGAGATCCTGAAAGACCCGTCATCACTGGCTATCTTCGGTGTTCGCGGTGCGAATGGTGTCATCATCATCACCACCAAGAAAGCCAAAGAAGGACAGACACTGGTTAACATTAATACCTCTTTCGGTTTCAAGAAAGTAGTAGATAAGGTTGATTTGGTCAACGGTCCGCAATTTCAGGAGCTATACAGCGAACAGCTTGCCAATCAGAAGGACACTCCGTTCGACTTCAGCGGCTGGAACGCGAACACCAACTGGCAGGATGAGATTTTCCAGACTGCATTCATCACCAACAATAATATCAGTATTACCGGAGCTTCGCCGAAACACAGTTTCTATCTGGGCGTAGGTTACTCTCACGAACAGGGAAACATCAAGCATGAGAAGTTCAGTAAAGTGACCATCAATGCAAGTAATGACTATAAGATCACGGACTTTCTGAAAGTCGGTTTCCAGTTCAACGGAGCACGCACGCTTCCGGCAGACTCCAAACAGGTGCTCGGCGCTCTTCGTGCTGCCCCTATCGCACCGGTATATAATAAGGAATATGGCTTATACAGTGTTCTGCCCGAATTTCAGAAAGCACAGATCAACAATCCGATGGTAGACGTCGATCTGAAAGCCAATACGACCAAAGCCGAAAACTACCGGGCATCGGGTAATATCTATGGCGAAGTGGACTTCCTGAAACATTTCAACTTCAAAGCGATGTTCTCCATGGACTATGCTTCCAACAACGGACGGACATATCTGCCTGTCATGAAGGTGTATGACGATACTGCCGCAGGAGATGTAGTTACATTGGGAACCGGCAAGACAGAAGTCAGCCAGTTCAAGGAAAATGAAACGAAAGTGCAGAGTGACTATCTATTGACTTACACCAATAGTTTTGATCACGGCAATCATAACCTGACCGCTACAGTCGGTTTCACGACGTATTACAATTCACTGAGCCGACTGGACGGAGCACGCAAGCAAGGTGTCGGTCTGGTGATTCCTGACGATCCGGACAAATGGTTTGTCAGCATCGGTGATGCAGCAACAGCTACCAACGGAAGTACCCAATGGGAACGGACTACGGTATCCATGCTGGCACGTGTGATCTACAACTACAAAGGAAAATACCTGTTCAACGGTTCGTTCCGTCGCGATGGTTCTTCCGCCTTCTCATACACCGGCAATGAGTGGCAGAACTTCTTCTCACTAGGCGGCGGTTGGTTGATGACCGAAGAAGAGTTCATGAAGGATATCAAATGGCTCGATATGTTGAAAATCAAAGCATCTTACGGTACATTAGGCAATCAGAATCTGGACAGGGCCTATCCCGCCGAACCGCTGTTGTCAAATGCTTACTCGGCTGTTTTCGGCAAGCCGTCCATTATCTATCCCGGTTACCAGCTCTCCTATCTGCCCAATCCCAATCTGCGTTGGGAAAAAGTAGAAGCTTGGGAAGCAGGTTTCGAAACGAACGTGCTGCGCAACCGTCTGCACTTCGAAGGAGTATATTATAAGAAGAGGACCAAAGACTTGCTTGCCGAAGTGCCCGGTATCTCCGGAACAGTACCCGGCATCGGCAACTTGGGAGAAATCGAAAACATGGGTGTTGAAATGGCAGCCAGCTGGCGTGACCAGATCGGTGACTGGGGATACTCTGTCAGCGCCAACCTGACCACCATCAAGAATAAGGTGAAGAGCCTCGTTCAGGACGGATACTCCATCATCGCCGGAGACAAACAGCAGAGTTACACGATGGCGGGCTATCCTATCGGTTTCTTCTACGGTTACAAGGTGGCAGGCGTATACCAGTCGCAAGCCGACATCGATGCATCACCCGAAAATACCCTTGCCACAGTCACTCCCGGTGATCTGAAATTCGCCGACGTGAACAGAGACGGTAAGATTACCCCGGAAGACCGTACAATGATAGGTAACCCGACACCGGATTTCACCTATGGTCTTTCTCTCGGAGTAAACTACAAGAACTGGTCATTGGGCATCGATATGATGGGACAGCACGGTAACGAAATTTTCCGTACCTGGGACAATTATAACTTTGCACAGTTCAACTATCTGTCACAGCGCATGGACCGCTGGCACGGAGAAGGTACCTCCAACAGCCAGCCGTTGCTGAACTCCAAACATTCTATCAACAACCTGAATTCGGAGTATTACATCGAAGACGGCAGCTTCTTCCGTATCCGTAACGTGCAACTTGCTTACTCGTTCGACAAGGCCCTCCTTGCCAAAATACGCTTGCAGGCACTGAAAGTCTATGTCAACATACAGAACCTGAAGACATGGAAGCACAACACCGGCTACACACCGGAACTGGGAGGTAGCGCCACCACCTTCGGAGTAGACGACGGCAGCTACCCCGTACCTGCTGTCTACACTTTCGGCATCAACCTGACCTTCTAG
- a CDS encoding DNA gyrase/topoisomerase IV subunit A — protein sequence MSDEINEITEGHSDYKPADARDENVKHQLTGMYQNWFLDYASYVILERAVPHINDGLKPVQRRILHSMKRLDDGRYNKVANIVGHTMQFHPHGDASIGDALVQLGQKDLLIDCQGNWGNILTGDGAAAPRYIEARLSKFALDIVFNPKTTEWKLSYDGRNKEPVTLPVKFPLLLAQGVEGIAVGLSSKILPHNFNELCDASISYLHGESFQLYPDFQTGGSIDVAKYNDGERGGAVKVRAKINKLDNKTLAITEIPYGKTTSTVIDSILKAVDKGKIKIRKVDDNTAANVEILVHLAPGTSSDKTIDALYAFTDCEVSISPNCCVIDDSKPHFLTVSKVLKKSADNTLGLLKQELEIKKGEILESLHFASLEKIFIEERIYKDKEFEQSKDMDAACAHIDDRLTPFYPSFIREVTKEDILKLMEIKMGRILKFNTDKADELIARMKEEIAEIDDHLAHIVDYTVNWYQMLKSKYGKNFPRRTELRNFDTIEAAKVVEANEKLYINRDEGFIGTALKKDEFVANCSDIDDVIVFFRDGKYIVTPVADKKFVGKNILYVNVFKKNDKRTIYNITYRDGKEGTTYIKRFAVTGVVRDREYDVTQGTPDSRITYFSANPNGEAEIIKVTLKPNPRVRRIIFERDFSEISIKGRQAQGVILTRLPVHKITLKQKGGSTLGGRKVWFDRDILRLNYDGRGEYLGEFQSDDTILVVLNNGEFYTTNFDLSNHYEDNVSIVEKFDPNKIWTAALYDADQQNYPYLKRFCFEGSNRKQNYLGDNKNTRLILLTDEYYPRLEVIFGGHDSFREAMVIDAEEFIAVKGFKAKGKRITTYTVDTINELEPTRFPEPTNEQPEQPEEEPENLDPDSDKSEGDIIDEITGQMKLF from the coding sequence ATGAGTGACGAAATCAACGAGATAACGGAAGGACATTCAGACTACAAACCGGCGGACGCGCGGGACGAAAACGTAAAGCATCAGTTAACAGGCATGTACCAGAATTGGTTTCTGGACTATGCTTCTTATGTGATTCTGGAACGTGCCGTTCCCCATATCAATGACGGTTTGAAGCCTGTACAACGACGTATTCTACATTCCATGAAGCGTCTGGACGACGGGCGGTATAACAAAGTGGCAAATATTGTGGGACACACCATGCAGTTCCATCCGCACGGTGATGCTTCTATCGGCGATGCACTGGTACAGCTGGGGCAGAAAGACCTGCTGATAGACTGTCAGGGTAACTGGGGTAATATACTCACCGGTGACGGTGCGGCAGCTCCCCGTTATATCGAGGCACGCCTTTCCAAGTTTGCGCTGGACATCGTATTCAATCCAAAGACGACCGAATGGAAGCTGTCTTACGACGGCAGAAACAAGGAACCGGTCACCCTCCCCGTGAAGTTCCCGCTATTGCTGGCACAGGGAGTGGAAGGTATCGCCGTCGGACTTTCATCCAAGATATTACCTCACAACTTCAATGAACTTTGCGACGCCTCCATCAGCTATCTGCATGGAGAATCGTTCCAGCTATATCCCGACTTCCAGACAGGCGGTTCCATCGACGTAGCCAAATACAATGACGGAGAACGCGGCGGAGCGGTAAAAGTACGCGCCAAGATCAACAAGCTGGACAACAAGACACTCGCCATCACGGAGATTCCGTATGGCAAGACCACCTCTACCGTCATCGACTCCATCCTGAAAGCTGTTGACAAAGGAAAAATCAAGATACGCAAAGTAGACGATAATACAGCCGCCAACGTAGAGATACTGGTACACCTGGCACCCGGAACTTCATCGGACAAAACGATCGACGCACTGTACGCCTTTACCGACTGCGAGGTAAGCATCTCACCCAACTGCTGTGTGATTGATGACAGCAAGCCTCACTTCCTCACCGTCAGCAAGGTACTGAAAAAGTCGGCAGACAACACACTGGGACTGCTGAAACAGGAACTGGAAATCAAGAAAGGGGAAATACTGGAATCACTCCATTTCGCTTCCCTCGAAAAAATATTTATCGAAGAACGAATCTATAAGGACAAAGAGTTCGAGCAATCCAAAGACATGGACGCCGCCTGCGCACATATCGACGACCGCCTGACTCCTTTCTACCCGAGCTTTATCCGTGAAGTGACCAAAGAGGATATTCTCAAACTGATGGAAATCAAGATGGGGCGCATCCTGAAGTTCAACACCGACAAAGCCGATGAACTGATCGCCCGTATGAAAGAAGAGATCGCCGAAATCGACGATCACCTCGCTCACATCGTGGACTATACCGTAAACTGGTATCAGATGCTGAAAAGCAAATACGGAAAGAACTTCCCGCGCCGCACCGAACTGCGCAACTTCGACACCATCGAAGCCGCCAAAGTGGTAGAGGCCAACGAGAAACTCTACATCAACCGTGATGAAGGATTTATCGGAACAGCACTGAAGAAGGATGAATTCGTAGCCAACTGTTCGGATATCGATGACGTGATCGTCTTCTTCCGGGATGGTAAATATATCGTCACTCCGGTAGCCGACAAGAAGTTTGTGGGCAAAAACATTCTTTACGTCAATGTATTCAAGAAGAATGACAAACGCACCATCTACAATATCACTTACCGGGACGGCAAAGAAGGAACGACGTATATCAAACGTTTTGCCGTGACAGGTGTGGTCCGCGACCGTGAATACGATGTCACGCAAGGAACGCCGGACTCACGCATCACTTATTTCAGCGCCAACCCGAACGGAGAAGCCGAAATCATCAAAGTGACATTAAAGCCGAACCCGCGTGTAAGACGCATCATCTTCGAACGTGATTTCAGTGAAATCAGCATCAAGGGACGTCAGGCACAGGGAGTGATCCTCACCCGACTGCCGGTGCATAAGATTACCCTGAAACAGAAAGGAGGCTCTACCCTCGGAGGACGAAAAGTCTGGTTCGACCGCGATATCCTGCGCCTCAACTACGACGGACGGGGTGAATATCTGGGAGAATTCCAAAGCGACGACACCATTCTGGTAGTGCTCAACAATGGCGAGTTCTACACCACTAATTTCGATTTGAGCAACCACTACGAAGATAATGTCAGCATCGTCGAGAAGTTCGACCCGAACAAGATATGGACTGCCGCGCTTTATGATGCCGACCAGCAGAACTATCCGTATCTGAAACGTTTCTGTTTTGAAGGTTCCAACCGCAAGCAGAACTATCTGGGAGACAACAAGAATACCCGTCTGATCCTGCTGACTGATGAGTACTATCCTCGTCTGGAAGTCATATTCGGCGGACACGATAGTTTCCGTGAAGCGATGGTAATTGACGCGGAAGAATTTATTGCAGTCAAAGGCTTCAAGGCAAAAGGAAAGCGTATCACTACTTATACGGTGGATACCATCAACGAACTTGAACCGACCCGTTTCCCGGAACCGACTAACGAACAACCGGAACAACCGGAAGAAGAACCGGAAAATCTGGACCCGGACAGCGATAAGAGCGAAGGGGACATCATCGATGAGATTACGGGACAGATGAAGCTGTTTTAG
- a CDS encoding DUF3244 domain-containing protein produces MKAKLLLLLCCLFAIEGWANSNDIHLLKDSRSNPMGIPIQPTYEKCAILSNILNVSFGRAKDYAIITVTNKATGEIVHSKTYHNTSIVMIDMSSCEKGEYTIHIILNDCLLEGTFTVQ; encoded by the coding sequence ATGAAAGCAAAACTATTATTATTACTTTGTTGCTTATTTGCGATTGAAGGATGGGCAAATTCAAATGATATTCATTTACTAAAAGATAGCCGCTCTAATCCTATGGGAATACCTATTCAACCTACTTATGAGAAATGTGCTATTCTCTCTAATATTCTTAATGTAAGCTTCGGTAGAGCAAAAGATTATGCTATCATTACTGTAACGAATAAAGCTACAGGTGAAATTGTACATTCCAAAACTTATCACAACACTAGCATTGTCATGATTGATATGTCTTCTTGTGAAAAAGGAGAATATACTATTCATATAATTTTGAATGATTGTTTGTTGGAAGGTACATTTACTGTACAGTGA